One Leclercia pneumoniae genomic region harbors:
- the yfcF gene encoding glutathione transferase, with product MNQPAITLWSDADFFSPYVMSVYVALAEKGLPFTLKTVSLDKGEHLNPRWQGYALTRRVPVLEIDGFELSESSAIDEYLEERFAPPEWERIYPHDLQKRARARQIQAWLRSDLGPIREERATDVVFAGAKKPPLSTGAQSAAGKLIDTASTLLAQGHQNLFGEWCIADTDLALMLNRLILNGDEVPPRLADYAAFQWQRASVQRYVALSAKRPG from the coding sequence ATGAATCAACCTGCAATAACTTTGTGGTCCGATGCGGATTTCTTTTCCCCTTACGTGATGAGCGTTTACGTTGCGCTGGCAGAGAAAGGGCTGCCGTTTACCCTGAAGACCGTGAGTCTCGATAAGGGGGAGCACTTAAATCCCCGGTGGCAGGGCTATGCGTTAACCCGCCGGGTACCCGTGCTGGAGATCGACGGTTTTGAGCTGAGCGAGTCGTCGGCCATCGATGAATACCTTGAGGAACGATTTGCCCCGCCGGAGTGGGAGCGAATCTATCCTCATGATCTGCAAAAACGCGCCCGGGCGCGGCAAATTCAAGCCTGGTTACGTAGCGATCTCGGTCCAATACGCGAAGAGCGCGCCACCGATGTGGTGTTCGCCGGGGCTAAGAAACCGCCGCTGAGCACCGGGGCGCAAAGCGCGGCGGGTAAACTTATCGATACCGCGAGCACCTTGTTGGCTCAGGGGCATCAGAATTTGTTTGGCGAATGGTGTATTGCGGATACCGATCTGGCGCTGATGCTTAACCGTCTGATACTGAATGGTGATGAGGTGCCGCCGCGTCTGGCAGACTATGCCGCGTTCCAGTGGCAGCGCGCGTCCGTGCAGCGTTATGTGGCCCTTTCCGCGAAGCGTCCGGGCTGA
- a CDS encoding PTS sugar transporter subunit IIA: MLNKWIFEQTIQLQDSVENWPQALEICARPLLEMNVIAPEYITAIVEQHQKLGPYYVLAPGLAMPHARPEEGAKGLGLSLLKLKEGISFGAGEFDPVDVIVMLAAPDKHSHIEMISALAELFSSDEDMAQLHVATTREEIKAIIERF, from the coding sequence GTGCTCAATAAGTGGATTTTTGAACAGACGATCCAGCTTCAGGACAGCGTGGAAAACTGGCCGCAGGCGCTTGAAATTTGCGCGCGTCCGCTGCTGGAGATGAACGTTATTGCGCCGGAATACATTACGGCGATTGTCGAGCAACACCAGAAGCTTGGCCCTTACTATGTGCTTGCGCCTGGGCTGGCAATGCCGCATGCACGCCCGGAAGAGGGGGCAAAAGGGTTAGGTCTTTCGCTGCTGAAGTTGAAAGAGGGGATTTCGTTTGGTGCAGGTGAGTTTGATCCGGTCGATGTGATCGTCATGCTCGCGGCACCAGACAAACATAGCCACATCGAAATGATCTCCGCGCTGGCAGAATTATTTTCGAGCGATGAGGATATGGCGCAATTACATGTCGCAACGACCCGGGAGGAAATAAAAGCCATTATCGAACGCTTCTAG
- the yfcE gene encoding phosphodiesterase has translation MKLMFASDIHGSLPATEQILERFTQSGANWLIILGDVLNHGPRNALPEGYAPAQVAERLNAFASRIIAVRGNCDSEVDQMLLQFPITAPWQQILLENRRLFLTHGHLFGPDKQPPLNAGDVLVYGHTHIPVAEAREDIIHFNPGSVSIPKGGFPASYGWLEGDHLCVMALNNGQVIAQTTINP, from the coding sequence ATGAAGCTGATGTTTGCCTCAGATATCCACGGCTCGCTGCCCGCAACCGAACAGATCCTTGAACGTTTCACACAAAGCGGGGCGAACTGGTTGATTATCCTGGGTGATGTGCTTAACCACGGTCCGCGCAACGCGCTGCCGGAAGGCTATGCCCCGGCGCAGGTCGCCGAACGTCTGAACGCGTTTGCCTCGCGCATTATTGCCGTACGCGGCAATTGCGACAGCGAAGTCGATCAGATGTTGCTCCAGTTCCCCATCACCGCCCCGTGGCAGCAAATTTTGCTGGAAAATCGCCGTCTGTTTTTGACCCACGGTCACCTTTTTGGCCCCGATAAACAGCCGCCGCTGAACGCTGGCGATGTGCTGGTTTATGGTCATACTCATATTCCAGTGGCGGAGGCGCGGGAGGATATCATCCATTTCAATCCCGGCTCCGTTAGTATCCCGAAAGGGGGATTCCCGGCGAGCTATGGCTGGCTTGAAGGAGACCATTTGTGCGTTATGGCGCTGAATAATGGTCAGGTTATTGCGCAGACAACGATTAATCCGTAA
- a CDS encoding PTS sugar transporter subunit IIB, with protein MKIMAICGSGLGSSFMVEMNIKKVLKKLNIDAEVEHSDLSSATPGAADLFVMAKDIAASASVPESQLVVIQNIIDINELEAQLSAWFAKH; from the coding sequence ATGAAAATTATGGCGATTTGCGGCTCCGGGCTGGGCAGTAGTTTTATGGTCGAAATGAACATTAAAAAAGTCCTCAAAAAACTCAATATCGATGCCGAGGTGGAGCATTCTGATCTCTCTTCAGCCACCCCAGGCGCCGCCGACCTGTTCGTGATGGCCAAAGATATCGCGGCCAGCGCCAGCGTGCCGGAGAGCCAGCTAGTGGTGATCCAGAACATCATTGATATCAACGAACTTGAAGCGCAGCTTAGCGCCTGGTTCGCGAAACACTAA
- a CDS encoding PTS ascorbate transporter subunit IIC: MFILESLNFVVDILKVPSVLVGLIALIGLVAQKKGFSDVVKGTIKTILGFIVLGGGATVLVGSLNPLGGMFEHAFNIQGIIPNNEAIVSIALEKYGASTALIMAFGMVANIIVARFTRLKYIFLTGHHTFYMACMIGVILTVAGFEGVGLVFTGSLILGLVMAFFPAIAQRYMKRITGNDDIAFGHFGTLGYVLSGWIGSKVGKGSRSTEEMNLPKNLSFLRDSSISISLTMMIIYLIMAVSAGREYVEATFSGGQNYLVYAIIMAITFAAGVFIILQGVRLILAEIVPAFTGFSEKLVPNARPALDCPVVYPYAPNAVLIGFLFSFLGGLVGLFICGQFSWVLILPGVVPHFFTGATAGVFGNATGGRRGAMIGAFANGLLITFLPVLLLPVLGAIGFANTTFSDADFGAIGIVLGNLARYLSPMAITGLVVAVFALLVAWNLFAKNKSAGNSAQENTGAKS; encoded by the coding sequence ATGTTTATCCTTGAATCGCTGAACTTCGTTGTTGATATTTTAAAAGTACCCTCGGTGCTGGTGGGCTTAATTGCATTAATCGGCCTGGTGGCGCAGAAAAAAGGGTTTTCGGATGTGGTGAAAGGCACGATTAAAACCATTCTGGGTTTTATTGTGCTGGGTGGCGGAGCCACCGTGCTGGTGGGATCGCTTAATCCGTTAGGCGGTATGTTTGAACATGCCTTTAATATTCAGGGCATCATTCCGAATAACGAAGCAATCGTCTCTATTGCGCTGGAAAAATATGGCGCCTCTACGGCTCTGATCATGGCCTTCGGTATGGTGGCGAATATTATTGTCGCCCGCTTTACCCGCCTGAAATACATCTTCCTGACCGGGCACCATACGTTTTATATGGCGTGCATGATTGGCGTGATCCTGACGGTGGCAGGCTTTGAAGGGGTGGGGCTGGTCTTCACCGGCTCGTTGATCCTTGGGCTGGTGATGGCCTTCTTCCCGGCCATTGCGCAGCGCTATATGAAGCGCATCACCGGTAATGATGACATCGCCTTTGGCCACTTCGGTACCCTCGGCTATGTGCTCTCAGGCTGGATTGGCAGCAAGGTGGGCAAAGGCTCTCGCTCCACCGAAGAGATGAACCTGCCGAAGAATTTAAGCTTCCTGCGCGACAGCTCTATCTCCATCTCCCTGACCATGATGATTATCTATCTGATCATGGCGGTGAGTGCCGGACGTGAGTACGTGGAGGCCACCTTCAGCGGCGGACAGAACTATCTGGTCTACGCCATCATCATGGCCATTACCTTCGCGGCGGGGGTATTTATCATCCTGCAGGGGGTGCGCCTGATTCTGGCGGAAATCGTTCCGGCTTTTACCGGCTTCTCCGAAAAACTGGTGCCCAACGCGCGTCCTGCGCTGGACTGCCCGGTGGTCTACCCGTATGCCCCTAATGCCGTTCTGATTGGCTTCCTGTTTAGCTTCCTCGGCGGTCTGGTTGGACTCTTTATCTGCGGGCAGTTTAGCTGGGTGCTGATCCTGCCGGGCGTCGTGCCGCACTTCTTCACCGGTGCGACCGCAGGCGTGTTTGGCAACGCCACGGGCGGACGTCGCGGGGCAATGATAGGCGCCTTTGCCAATGGTTTACTGATTACCTTCCTGCCAGTGTTGCTGCTGCCTGTGCTGGGTGCGATTGGATTCGCCAACACCACCTTCTCTGATGCGGACTTTGGCGCCATCGGCATTGTGCTGGGTAACCTGGCACGCTACCTGTCGCCAATGGCTATTACGGGTCTGGTTGTGGCGGTGTTCGCGCTGCTGGTGGCCTGGAACCTCTTCGCTAAAAACAAAAGTGCGGGTAATAGCGCGCAAGAAAATACCGGAGCCAAATCATGA
- the yfcD gene encoding NUDIX hydrolase YfcD, with protein sequence MVEQSHLASTEWVDIVSEDNEVIAQASREQMRAQRLRHRATYIVVHDGMGKILVQRRTETKDFMPGMLDATAGGVVQADEVLLDSARREAEEELGIAGVPFAEHGQFYFEDDNCRVWGGLFSCVSHGPFALQEEEVSEVSWMTPEEITARCDEFTPDSLKALALWMTRNAKNESAKPEKEEEAE encoded by the coding sequence ATGGTGGAGCAGAGTCATTTGGCAAGTACAGAGTGGGTTGATATTGTCAGCGAAGACAATGAGGTGATAGCGCAGGCGAGCCGCGAACAGATGCGGGCGCAGCGCTTGCGTCATCGCGCAACCTACATCGTCGTGCATGATGGGATGGGTAAAATTCTGGTCCAGCGCCGTACCGAAACGAAAGATTTTATGCCGGGTATGCTTGATGCGACCGCCGGTGGCGTGGTTCAGGCCGATGAAGTGCTGCTCGACTCCGCACGTCGTGAAGCGGAAGAGGAGTTAGGTATTGCCGGCGTGCCCTTCGCCGAGCATGGCCAGTTCTACTTCGAAGACGACAACTGCCGCGTCTGGGGTGGGCTGTTCAGCTGCGTCTCTCACGGGCCGTTTGCGCTTCAGGAAGAAGAGGTGAGTGAAGTCAGCTGGATGACGCCGGAAGAGATCACCGCGCGTTGCGATGAGTTCACGCCGGATTCATTAAAAGCGCTGGCGCTGTGGATGACCCGCAACGCCAAAAACGAATCCGCTAAACCGGAAAAAGAGGAAGAGGCGGAATAA
- a CDS encoding LacI family DNA-binding transcriptional regulator, with the protein MSLTRKRRSTGKVTIADVAQLAGVGTMTVSRALRTPEQVSDKLREKIDAAVHELGYMPNLAASALASASSWTIAMVVPNLAEAGCSEMFAGLQQVLQPAGYQIMLAESQHRLEQEEKLLETLLASNIAAAILLSVEHSETVRHWLQHRSIPVVEMGAMRADPIDMNIGIDNVAAMYELTEMVIQRGYQNIGLLCANQEQWIFQQHLQGWYKAMLRHHLAPNRVINAALPPSFSTGASQLPEFLLAWPELDALVCVSDELACGVLYECQRRRIKVPDDLAVVGFGDSDVSRVCVPPLTTMAVPHRKIGVEAGKALLERLNDGDWRDHKPIASSLCLRESC; encoded by the coding sequence ATGTCTCTGACCAGAAAAAGGCGAAGTACCGGCAAAGTCACTATTGCAGACGTGGCGCAGCTGGCGGGGGTCGGTACCATGACGGTATCGCGGGCGCTGCGTACCCCTGAACAAGTGTCTGATAAATTGCGTGAAAAGATCGACGCTGCGGTTCATGAGCTGGGCTATATGCCCAACCTGGCAGCCAGCGCGCTGGCATCGGCCTCTTCGTGGACGATCGCTATGGTGGTGCCAAACCTTGCCGAGGCGGGGTGTTCCGAAATGTTTGCCGGCCTACAGCAAGTGCTCCAGCCTGCCGGATATCAGATCATGCTGGCGGAATCACAGCACCGACTTGAGCAGGAAGAAAAATTGCTCGAGACGCTGCTGGCATCGAACATTGCCGCCGCGATTTTACTCAGCGTGGAGCACAGCGAAACGGTGCGCCACTGGCTGCAGCATCGCTCAATTCCGGTGGTAGAGATGGGGGCGATGCGCGCCGACCCTATCGATATGAATATCGGTATTGATAACGTTGCCGCCATGTATGAGCTCACCGAGATGGTGATTCAGCGTGGCTATCAGAATATCGGCCTGCTGTGCGCTAACCAGGAGCAGTGGATTTTCCAGCAGCATTTGCAGGGCTGGTACAAAGCGATGCTGCGTCACCACCTGGCGCCAAACCGGGTTATCAACGCGGCGCTGCCTCCCAGTTTCTCGACCGGAGCATCACAGCTGCCGGAGTTTCTCCTGGCCTGGCCAGAGCTGGATGCGCTGGTCTGCGTCTCTGATGAGCTGGCCTGCGGGGTGCTTTATGAATGCCAACGCCGGCGAATTAAAGTGCCGGACGATCTCGCCGTTGTCGGTTTTGGCGATAGCGATGTGAGCCGCGTGTGCGTGCCGCCGTTGACCACCATGGCGGTACCGCATCGTAAAATCGGGGTTGAAGCCGGGAAAGCGTTACTGGAACGTCTGAATGACGGAGACTGGCGCGACCATAAACCTATCGCGTCCAGCCTGTGCTTGCGGGAAAGTTGCTGA